Proteins from a genomic interval of bacterium YEK0313:
- the luxQ gene encoding Autoinducer 2 sensor kinase/phosphatase LuxQ: MTLGFVIIVTALAYLGGLFLVAYIGDRLKAQGRTVVSRAWIYPLSLAVYCTSWTFFGSVGLAARSGFDFLAIYVGPILMFGLFWPLVTRMVRIAKTQNITSVADFIGARYGKSQAVAAMVCLIVTVGTIPYVALQLKAVSSSLLTTIKPSDIGNITHDLPFFGDLALLVAMAMAAFAMLFGTRHADATEHQDGLMLAVAAESLVKLVSFLAIGVYVTYVMFDGFGDLFAQAVARPAILASTLRWPDFSTFLAMSVLAFVCSILLPRMFHVVVVESYSVSEVRRAAWLFPIYLIAINLFVVPIALAGLILFPSGSFDSDMTLLLLPLSRDNGLLTLAGFIGGLSAATAMVIVASVALSIMISNDVVIPSLLKLRGQLPSDASATGGRGDLGSTVLKIRRTIILAVLIAAYLYYHVAGDAQLASIGLLSFAAVTQLAPAFFGGMFWQRANARGAAWGMAVGLAIWTYTLLVPMLAESGGIGRTLVASGPLGIATLRPQELFGLTGLPPLAHGVFWSLLINTGVFLIGSLSRRPIAIEALQANIFMPSGPLAYAPSFRLWRSAVTVDEVRGTVSRYLGPERTNAAFASYARERGTPFEGGAEADIELLRYAERLLASAIGTASSRLVLSLLLKKRSVSSTDALKLLDDANAAMQYNREVLQTALEHARQGVSVFDRDGKLMVWNRPFAEVLALPPESLHIGAGFDAVLRGLAMRGEFGEGDVETLVAERAERLLTATEPQIERLARLGLVIEIRAAQLPDGGVVTTFTDVTASVDAADELERVNETLERRVRERTEELTRLNAELAQAKAEADEANLSKTRFLAAASHDILQPLNAARLYTTSLVERRGDSADADLVDNVDASLEAVEEILGALLDISRLDAGAMKAEVTSFRIDDLFRQLAVEFSPIAKQKGLTLTFIPSALAVRSDRRLLRRLLQNLVSNAIKYTARGGVLVGCRRRGNRLSLQVHDSGPGIPNNKQRIIFQEFQRLEQGAKAARGLGLGLSIVERIARVLDHRLTVRSKIGKGSVFAVEVPVAPALPAVAAGPAPTPLPAAPLDGLVVLAIDNEPKILEGMRALLTGWGCRTLTASSWRTAHEELNETLAIPDVLIVDYHLDEGNGLDVVMQLRWRFGASLPAILVTADRTPEVRDRAQEKNVYLLNKPLKPAALRALLAQWRVRKQAAE; this comes from the coding sequence ATGACTTTGGGCTTCGTCATCATCGTCACGGCGCTCGCCTATCTCGGCGGGCTGTTCCTGGTTGCCTATATCGGCGATCGCCTGAAGGCGCAGGGCCGCACCGTCGTCAGCCGGGCCTGGATCTATCCCCTGTCGCTCGCCGTCTACTGCACGTCCTGGACCTTCTTCGGCTCGGTCGGCCTCGCCGCGCGCAGCGGCTTCGATTTCCTGGCGATCTATGTCGGCCCGATCCTCATGTTCGGCCTGTTCTGGCCGCTGGTCACGCGCATGGTGCGCATCGCGAAGACGCAGAACATCACCTCCGTCGCCGACTTCATCGGCGCCCGCTACGGCAAGAGCCAGGCGGTCGCAGCCATGGTCTGCCTGATCGTCACGGTCGGCACGATCCCCTATGTGGCCCTGCAGCTGAAGGCCGTCTCGTCCTCGCTGCTGACCACCATCAAGCCGTCCGATATCGGCAATATCACCCACGACCTGCCGTTCTTCGGCGACCTCGCCCTGCTGGTCGCCATGGCCATGGCCGCCTTCGCCATGCTGTTCGGCACGCGCCATGCCGACGCGACCGAACACCAGGACGGCCTGATGCTGGCGGTGGCGGCGGAATCGCTCGTCAAGCTCGTCTCGTTCCTCGCCATCGGCGTCTATGTGACCTATGTGATGTTCGACGGCTTCGGCGACCTGTTCGCCCAGGCGGTCGCCCGCCCCGCCATTCTCGCCTCGACGCTGCGCTGGCCGGACTTCAGCACGTTCCTGGCGATGAGCGTGCTGGCCTTCGTCTGCTCCATTCTGCTGCCACGCATGTTCCACGTCGTGGTGGTCGAGAGCTATTCGGTCAGCGAGGTCAGGCGCGCGGCCTGGCTGTTCCCGATCTACCTCATCGCGATCAACCTGTTCGTGGTGCCGATTGCGCTTGCCGGCCTCATCCTGTTCCCGTCGGGCAGTTTCGACAGCGACATGACGCTGCTGCTGCTGCCGCTGTCGCGTGACAACGGCCTCCTGACGCTCGCCGGCTTCATCGGCGGCCTGTCGGCGGCCACCGCCATGGTCATCGTCGCCTCGGTCGCATTGTCGATCATGATCTCCAACGACGTCGTGATCCCCTCGCTCCTGAAGCTGCGCGGCCAGCTGCCGTCGGACGCGAGCGCCACCGGCGGACGCGGCGATCTCGGATCGACCGTCCTGAAGATCCGCCGCACCATCATCCTGGCCGTGCTGATCGCCGCCTATCTCTACTATCACGTTGCCGGCGACGCCCAGCTCGCCTCGATCGGCCTCCTGTCCTTCGCCGCGGTCACCCAGCTCGCCCCCGCCTTTTTCGGCGGCATGTTCTGGCAGCGCGCAAATGCCCGGGGCGCCGCCTGGGGCATGGCGGTGGGCCTCGCCATCTGGACCTATACGCTGCTCGTGCCGATGCTTGCCGAAAGTGGCGGCATCGGCCGCACCCTGGTCGCCTCGGGCCCCCTCGGCATCGCGACGCTGAGGCCTCAGGAGCTGTTCGGCCTCACCGGCTTGCCGCCGCTCGCCCATGGCGTGTTCTGGTCGCTGCTGATCAATACCGGCGTCTTCCTGATCGGCTCGCTGTCGCGCCGCCCCATCGCGATCGAGGCGCTGCAGGCCAATATCTTCATGCCGAGCGGGCCCCTGGCCTATGCGCCGAGCTTCCGCCTGTGGCGCTCGGCGGTCACCGTCGACGAGGTGCGCGGCACGGTCAGCCGCTATCTCGGCCCGGAGCGCACCAACGCCGCCTTCGCCAGCTACGCCCGGGAGCGCGGCACGCCGTTCGAAGGCGGCGCCGAAGCCGATATCGAGCTGCTGCGCTATGCCGAGCGGCTGCTGGCCTCGGCCATCGGCACGGCCTCCTCCCGCCTCGTCCTGTCGCTGCTCCTGAAGAAGCGCTCGGTGTCGAGCACCGACGCGCTCAAGCTGCTCGACGATGCCAATGCCGCCATGCAGTACAATCGCGAAGTGCTGCAGACCGCGCTCGAACATGCCCGCCAGGGGGTCAGCGTGTTCGACCGCGACGGCAAGCTGATGGTCTGGAACCGGCCTTTCGCCGAAGTCCTGGCCCTGCCGCCCGAGAGCCTGCATATCGGCGCCGGCTTCGACGCCGTGCTGCGCGGGCTCGCCATGCGCGGCGAGTTCGGCGAAGGCGATGTCGAAACCCTGGTCGCCGAGCGTGCCGAGCGGCTCCTGACCGCCACCGAGCCGCAGATCGAGCGCCTCGCCCGCCTCGGCCTGGTGATCGAGATCCGCGCCGCGCAGCTGCCCGACGGCGGCGTCGTGACCACCTTCACCGATGTCACCGCCAGCGTCGACGCCGCCGACGAACTCGAACGCGTCAACGAGACGCTGGAGCGGCGCGTGCGCGAGCGTACCGAAGAGCTGACGCGGCTGAACGCGGAGCTGGCGCAGGCGAAGGCCGAGGCGGACGAGGCGAACCTGTCGAAGACGCGCTTCCTGGCGGCGGCAAGCCACGACATCCTGCAGCCGCTGAACGCCGCGCGCCTCTATACGACGAGCCTCGTCGAACGGCGCGGCGACAGCGCCGACGCCGACCTCGTCGACAATGTCGACGCTTCGCTGGAGGCCGTCGAGGAGATCCTCGGCGCACTGCTCGACATATCCAGGCTCGATGCCGGGGCCATGAAGGCGGAGGTGACCAGCTTCCGCATCGACGACCTGTTCCGCCAGCTTGCGGTCGAGTTCTCGCCGATCGCCAAGCAGAAGGGCCTCACGCTGACCTTCATTCCGTCGGCGCTGGCCGTGCGCTCAGATCGGCGCCTGTTGCGCCGGCTGCTGCAGAACCTGGTTTCCAACGCGATCAAATATACAGCGCGCGGCGGCGTGCTGGTCGGCTGCCGGCGCCGCGGCAACCGGCTGTCGCTGCAGGTGCACGACAGCGGGCCGGGCATCCCGAACAACAAGCAGCGCATCATCTTCCAGGAGTTCCAGCGCCTCGAACAGGGCGCCAAGGCGGCGCGCGGCCTCGGGCTCGGCCTGTCCATCGTCGAGCGCATCGCCCGCGTGCTCGACCACAGGCTGACCGTGCGCTCGAAGATCGGCAAGGGCTCGGTCTTCGCGGTCGAGGTGCCGGTGGCGCCTGCCCTGCCGGCGGTCGCGGCCGGTCCGGCGCCGACGCCGCTGCCCGCCGCGCCGCTCGACGGGCTGGTGGTGCTCGCCATCGACAACGAGCCGAAGATCCTGGAGGGCATGCGCGCCCTGCTGACCGGCTGGGGCTGCCGGACGCTGACCGCCTCGAGCTGGCGCACGGCCCATGAGGAGCTGAACGAGACCCTGGCGATCCCCGACGTGCTGATCGTCGACTACCATCTCGACGAGGGCAACGGGCTGGACGTCGTCATGCAGCTGCGCTGGCGGTTCGGCGCGAGCCTGCCGGCCATTCTGGTGACCGCCGACCGCACCCCCGAAGTGCGCGACCGGGCGCAGGAGAAGAACGTCTACCTGCTCAACAAGCCGCTGAAGCCCGCCGCGCTGCGGGCGCTGCTCGCCCAGTGGCGGGTGCGCAAGCAGGCGGCGGAATAG
- the rsmD gene encoding Ribosomal RNA small subunit methyltransferase D codes for MRIVGGRFKGRTLAGPKSDAIRPTSDRLRESLFNVLAHGYGDACAGARVIDLFAGTGALALEALSRGAVFAALVDQGTEARGIIRGNIDALGLSGVTNVLRRDATRLGTVAPFEPFTLMFCDPPYGKGLAERALASARDGGWLSPGALVVVEETADAALDLPAGFAVEERRSAGDTQLVIARRD; via the coding sequence GTGCGCATCGTCGGCGGCCGTTTCAAGGGGCGCACGCTCGCCGGACCGAAGTCGGACGCCATCCGCCCGACCTCAGACCGCCTGCGCGAGAGCCTGTTCAACGTGCTGGCCCATGGCTATGGCGATGCCTGCGCGGGCGCGCGGGTCATCGACCTGTTCGCCGGCACGGGGGCTCTCGCCCTGGAAGCGCTCTCGCGCGGCGCGGTTTTCGCGGCGCTGGTCGATCAGGGCACGGAGGCGCGCGGCATCATCCGGGGCAATATCGACGCGCTCGGCCTGTCGGGCGTCACCAATGTGCTCAGGCGCGATGCGACGCGCCTCGGGACGGTCGCGCCCTTCGAGCCGTTCACGCTGATGTTCTGCGATCCGCCCTACGGCAAGGGTCTTGCCGAACGGGCGCTCGCCTCGGCGCGCGACGGCGGCTGGCTCAGCCCCGGCGCGCTCGTCGTCGTCGAGGAGACTGCGGACGCGGCGCTCGACCTGCCCGCCGGCTTCGCCGTCGAGGAACGGCGAAGCGCGGGCGACACCCAGCTCGTCATCGCGCGCCGGGATTGA
- the aes_2 gene encoding Acetyl esterase, which translates to MASPVQFDPAAFDPANAPTDALAVNAAILKRMASWDTWGAPIEEIRKLRREGNGPFPPPVVSGRAEAIEIDGKHGPITLRVIAPSRPKGVYLHLHGGGWTVGTADMHDMALERLVDRTGVACISVDYRLAPEHPYPQGPDDCESAALWLVREAKRRFGTDRLVIGGESAGAHLSAVTLLRLRDRHGLTPFRGANLHAGCYDLALTPSARRFGAEKLILNTRDIEMFVRHFLLHGGDVRSPDISPLHADLKGMPPALFTVGTRDALVDDSLFMAARWASAGNSASLEVYPAGCHVFIGFPGSNTDKCLARIDRFVAEACA; encoded by the coding sequence ATGGCCAGTCCTGTTCAGTTCGATCCCGCGGCCTTCGATCCCGCCAATGCGCCGACGGATGCCCTCGCGGTCAATGCGGCGATCCTGAAGCGCATGGCGAGCTGGGACACCTGGGGGGCGCCGATCGAGGAGATCCGCAAGCTGAGGCGCGAGGGCAACGGGCCGTTCCCGCCGCCCGTCGTGTCCGGGCGCGCCGAGGCGATCGAGATCGACGGCAAGCACGGGCCGATCACGCTGCGCGTCATCGCACCGTCGCGGCCGAAAGGGGTCTATCTGCACCTCCACGGCGGCGGCTGGACGGTCGGTACCGCCGACATGCACGACATGGCGCTGGAGCGCCTTGTCGACAGGACGGGCGTCGCCTGCATTTCCGTGGACTATCGGCTGGCGCCGGAACATCCCTATCCGCAGGGGCCGGACGACTGCGAAAGCGCCGCGCTCTGGCTCGTCCGCGAGGCCAAGCGGCGGTTCGGCACGGATCGCCTGGTCATCGGCGGCGAGAGCGCGGGGGCCCATCTGTCGGCGGTCACGCTGCTGCGCCTGCGCGACCGCCACGGCCTGACCCCGTTCCGGGGCGCCAACCTCCATGCCGGCTGCTACGATCTGGCGCTGACGCCTTCGGCGCGCCGGTTCGGCGCGGAAAAGCTGATCCTGAACACGCGTGACATCGAAATGTTCGTCCGCCACTTCCTGCTGCACGGCGGCGACGTCAGGAGCCCCGACATCTCGCCGCTCCATGCCGATCTGAAGGGCATGCCGCCGGCGCTGTTCACTGTCGGCACGCGTGACGCGCTGGTCGACGACAGCCTGTTCATGGCAGCGCGCTGGGCCAGCGCCGGCAACAGCGCCAGTCTCGAAGTCTATCCGGCCGGCTGTCACGTCTTCATCGGCTTCCCGGGCTCCAACACCGACAAGTGCCTTGCCCGCATCGACCGCTTCGTCGCCGAGGCCTGTGCCTGA
- the mutL gene encoding DNA mismatch repair protein MutL → MPVRQLPEGVVNRIAAGEVVERPAAVVKELVENAIDAGATRIDVLIGGGGRRLIRVADDGAGMVRADLELCVERHATSKLTGEDLLDIRTLGFRGEALPSIGAVATLTITSRHADEPHAWALTVDAGAKGACAPAALARGTRVEVEDLFHATPARLKFLKSNRAETAAIGDVFKRLSLAHPTIAFSLADDEAGTRNYAAQAFGEAGLLARIGDVMGRDFADNAMALDVSRHGVRLFGFAGLPTFHKATAAAQFLFVNGRPIRDRLVLGALRGAYADVMPRDRHPAVALFIELDPHEVDVNVHPAKTEVRFRDSALVRGLIVNAIRDAIGRAAPTTASTIGAATITAFRLPAGRSAPPRGWDWRQSPARPAGGFAAPGQAAFAVAAPDAAQAGLVQQSLAMDFAPSADARANAAAPEADDLDRPLGAARAQLHGTYVLAQTRDGLVIVDQHAAHERLVYERLKRQMAETGIARQALLIPVVVELDPADAARLLGRADDLGRFGLVIEGFGPGAVVVRETPALLGEVDAEALTRDLAEHLAEWDTTDPLERRLLSVAATMACHGSVRAGRLLKPAEMNALLREMEATPGSAQCNHGRPTSVSLSLGDIERLFGRR, encoded by the coding sequence ATGCCCGTTCGCCAACTGCCCGAAGGCGTCGTCAACAGAATTGCCGCCGGCGAGGTCGTCGAGCGGCCGGCAGCGGTCGTCAAGGAACTGGTCGAGAACGCCATCGATGCCGGCGCCACCCGCATCGACGTGCTGATCGGCGGCGGCGGTCGGCGCCTGATCCGGGTCGCTGACGACGGCGCGGGGATGGTGCGAGCCGATCTCGAGCTCTGCGTCGAGCGCCATGCCACCTCCAAGCTGACCGGCGAGGACCTGCTCGATATCCGCACGCTCGGCTTCCGCGGCGAAGCGCTGCCCTCGATCGGCGCCGTGGCGACGCTGACCATCACCAGCCGCCATGCCGACGAGCCTCACGCCTGGGCGCTGACGGTCGATGCTGGAGCCAAGGGAGCCTGCGCGCCCGCGGCGCTCGCCCGCGGCACGCGCGTCGAGGTCGAGGATCTTTTCCATGCGACGCCGGCGCGGCTGAAATTCCTGAAGAGCAACCGGGCCGAAACTGCGGCCATCGGCGACGTCTTCAAGCGTCTGAGCCTCGCCCATCCGACGATCGCTTTTTCGCTTGCCGACGACGAGGCCGGCACGCGCAACTATGCCGCCCAGGCCTTCGGCGAAGCCGGGCTGCTCGCCCGGATCGGCGACGTCATGGGCCGCGATTTCGCCGACAACGCGATGGCCCTGGACGTGTCGCGCCATGGTGTCCGGCTGTTCGGCTTCGCCGGTCTGCCGACCTTCCACAAGGCGACCGCGGCGGCCCAGTTCCTGTTCGTCAACGGCCGCCCGATCCGCGACCGGCTGGTGCTCGGCGCCCTGCGCGGGGCCTATGCCGACGTGATGCCGCGCGATCGCCATCCGGCGGTGGCACTGTTCATCGAGCTCGACCCGCACGAGGTCGACGTCAATGTCCATCCGGCCAAGACCGAGGTGCGTTTCCGCGATTCCGCGCTGGTGCGTGGCCTGATCGTCAACGCGATCAGGGATGCCATCGGCCGCGCGGCGCCAACGACCGCCTCGACGATCGGGGCGGCGACGATCACGGCCTTCCGCCTGCCGGCCGGCCGTAGCGCGCCGCCGCGCGGCTGGGACTGGCGCCAGTCGCCCGCACGCCCTGCCGGCGGTTTCGCCGCGCCGGGCCAGGCGGCCTTCGCCGTCGCCGCGCCGGATGCCGCGCAGGCGGGCCTGGTCCAGCAGAGCCTCGCCATGGATTTCGCGCCCAGCGCCGATGCCAGGGCGAACGCGGCGGCACCGGAAGCCGACGATCTCGACCGGCCGCTCGGCGCGGCACGGGCCCAGCTTCACGGCACCTATGTCCTGGCCCAGACCCGTGACGGTCTCGTCATCGTCGACCAGCACGCGGCCCACGAACGCCTGGTCTACGAGCGCCTGAAGCGGCAGATGGCCGAGACCGGCATCGCCCGCCAGGCCCTGCTGATCCCGGTCGTGGTCGAGCTCGATCCGGCCGATGCCGCCCGCCTGCTCGGCCGGGCGGATGATCTCGGCCGCTTCGGTCTGGTCATCGAGGGCTTTGGTCCGGGCGCCGTCGTGGTGCGCGAGACGCCCGCCCTGCTCGGCGAGGTCGACGCCGAGGCCCTGACCCGCGATCTCGCCGAACATCTCGCCGAATGGGATACGACCGACCCCCTGGAGCGGCGCCTGCTGTCGGTCGCCGCGACCATGGCCTGCCACGGCTCGGTCCGGGCCGGGCGGCTCCTGAAGCCCGCGGAGATGAACGCCCTTCTGCGCGAGATGGAGGCGACCCCGGGTTCGGCCCAGTGCAACCACGGCCGCCCGACCTCGGTATCGCTGTCGCTCGGCGATATCGAACGGCTGTTCGGCCGGCGGTAG
- the mscL gene encoding Large-conductance mechanosensitive channel, which yields MLKEFREFALKGNVVDLAIGVIIGAAFGKIVDSLVGDIFMPIIGAIIGGLDFSNYFIGLSKAVTAGNLVDAQKQGAVLAYGKFITVALNFAIIAWILFMLVKAINRLKKQQAAAPAEPAAPPADIALLTEIRDLLKK from the coding sequence ATGCTCAAGGAATTCAGGGAGTTCGCGCTCAAAGGCAATGTCGTCGATCTCGCCATCGGTGTGATCATCGGCGCAGCCTTCGGCAAGATCGTCGATTCGCTGGTCGGCGACATCTTCATGCCGATCATCGGCGCGATCATCGGCGGCCTCGATTTCTCCAACTATTTCATCGGGCTCAGCAAGGCCGTGACGGCCGGCAACCTCGTCGACGCCCAGAAGCAGGGCGCCGTCCTCGCCTATGGCAAGTTCATCACCGTCGCGCTGAACTTCGCGATCATCGCCTGGATCCTGTTCATGCTGGTCAAGGCGATCAACCGCCTGAAGAAGCAGCAGGCCGCTGCGCCGGCCGAGCCGGCTGCCCCGCCGGCCGACATTGCGCTGCTCACCGAGATCCGCGACCTGCTCAAGAAATAG
- a CDS encoding biofilm formation regulator HmsP, with product MVTIAVSVAALAYLVAHVEAGFSAAIGFGLLLAMVIGHYGGQQATDRLATEARMAELARANGELAHDLAELTRRVDRFDSLAVDQARALTAPLSGEIGQLGALVKQFAETLQVHEAAIVRLGAAAQPAAASAAQPAVQQAVPEPVVAPSLAEPAEPVPATNAAGAAAAGRAVPSRLIETLRQRLDRAEPPPAAAAALPPVFEGLTRAEAIASISGAIDARRIDLYLQPIVTLPQRKVRWYQASVRLRIAAGDLLQPAEYRDIAEPAGLMPALDIETVSRCIQVVKRLTSRNRDVGLVCDIAGASLSDAAFASELIALLDSNRALAGSLVIGLRQATMRNLAPLDGETLGALADLGFRFALDAVTDLRFEPRDVAAQGFRQVKVPADLLLGHPGQVGTAIHPADLAGLFARYGVDFIVEGVESEPQVVDLLDHDVRFAQGALFSPARPVRAEVLGETVALPAAAIARRGRARAWRCRRAARAAPSRRHRPGAARADPRPVLTGRRRDEHLCDGAPR from the coding sequence ATGGTGACGATCGCCGTCTCCGTGGCCGCGCTGGCCTATCTCGTCGCCCATGTGGAGGCTGGCTTTTCCGCCGCGATCGGCTTCGGCCTGCTGCTCGCCATGGTCATCGGCCACTATGGCGGCCAGCAGGCGACCGACCGTCTCGCGACCGAGGCGCGCATGGCCGAGCTTGCGCGCGCAAATGGCGAGCTGGCCCATGATCTGGCCGAGCTGACCCGCAGGGTGGACCGTTTCGACAGCCTCGCGGTCGATCAGGCCCGTGCCCTGACGGCGCCGCTGTCCGGCGAGATCGGCCAGCTCGGGGCTCTCGTCAAGCAGTTCGCCGAGACGCTGCAGGTGCATGAAGCCGCCATCGTCAGGCTCGGCGCCGCGGCGCAGCCGGCTGCCGCGTCCGCCGCGCAGCCCGCAGTGCAACAAGCCGTTCCCGAGCCGGTGGTCGCGCCGTCCCTCGCCGAGCCTGCCGAACCGGTGCCGGCCACGAATGCCGCCGGGGCAGCGGCGGCGGGCCGGGCGGTGCCGTCACGGCTCATCGAGACGCTGCGCCAGCGCCTCGATCGGGCCGAGCCCCCGCCGGCCGCCGCGGCGGCTTTGCCGCCCGTGTTCGAGGGCCTGACGCGCGCCGAGGCCATCGCCTCGATCAGCGGCGCGATCGACGCGCGCCGCATCGACCTCTACCTCCAGCCGATCGTCACGCTGCCGCAGCGCAAGGTGCGCTGGTATCAGGCCTCCGTCCGGCTGCGCATTGCCGCCGGCGACCTCCTGCAGCCTGCCGAATATCGCGACATCGCCGAGCCTGCCGGACTGATGCCGGCGCTCGACATCGAGACGGTCAGCCGCTGCATCCAGGTGGTCAAGCGGCTCACCTCGCGCAACCGGGATGTCGGGCTCGTCTGCGACATCGCCGGCGCCTCGCTCTCCGACGCCGCTTTCGCGAGCGAGCTCATTGCCCTGCTCGACAGCAACCGTGCGCTCGCCGGTTCGCTGGTGATCGGCCTGCGGCAGGCGACCATGCGCAATCTTGCGCCGCTCGACGGCGAGACGCTCGGCGCGCTGGCCGATCTCGGCTTCCGTTTTGCGCTGGACGCGGTCACCGACCTCCGGTTCGAGCCGCGGGACGTCGCGGCCCAGGGCTTCCGTCAGGTCAAGGTGCCCGCCGACCTGCTGCTCGGCCATCCGGGCCAGGTCGGCACCGCGATCCATCCGGCCGATCTCGCCGGCCTGTTCGCGCGCTACGGCGTCGACTTCATCGTCGAGGGCGTGGAAAGCGAGCCGCAGGTGGTCGACCTGCTCGATCACGACGTCCGGTTCGCCCAGGGCGCGCTGTTCTCGCCGGCGCGGCCGGTCCGCGCCGAAGTGCTCGGCGAAACCGTGGCGCTGCCGGCAGCCGCAATCGCTCGGCGCGGCCGCGCTCGCGCATGGCGCTGTCGGCGCGCTGCGCGAGCCGCGCCGAGCCGGCGGCATCGGCCAGGGGCTGCGCGCGCTGATCCGCGACCGGTCCTGACCGGCCGCCGCCGAGACGAGCATCTTTGCGATGGCGCACCCCGCTGA
- the nylB'_2 gene encoding 6-aminohexanoate-dimer hydrolase produces MVEILTGKPARAEAWQRVAPEAAGFAADLEARLDRALTNGDVWNLHGVVVLRGGRIVLERYFDGHDNARGEDLGHIAFGPGTLHDVRSCSKSIVGLAYGIALGQGKVPPPEAPLFSVFPEYADLARSDGRDRLTIQHVLTMTMGTDWDESSLPYSDPANSEIAMDLAADRYRYILERRVVTPPGAYWTYSGGATALIARIIAKGTGQSVHAFAREHLFDPLGLGPTGWAATARGEPFAASGARMTPRDLALIGTMMLAGGKAGGRQVVPAEWIARLTTPVVSADELRRYGYQWWIIDIAFGAPKGWAPGRLERMWSAMGEGGQRLFIIPALDLVIAITAGNYLQSDQWKPPTYILREVVLASVV; encoded by the coding sequence ATGGTCGAGATCTTGACGGGCAAGCCGGCGCGCGCGGAGGCCTGGCAGAGAGTTGCGCCGGAAGCGGCCGGTTTTGCCGCCGATCTCGAAGCCCGGCTCGACCGGGCGCTGACCAATGGCGACGTCTGGAACCTGCACGGCGTCGTCGTCCTGCGCGGCGGGCGGATCGTGCTCGAGCGCTATTTCGACGGCCACGACAATGCGCGCGGCGAGGATCTCGGCCACATCGCCTTCGGGCCCGGCACACTGCACGATGTCCGCTCCTGCTCGAAGAGCATTGTCGGGCTCGCCTATGGCATAGCGCTGGGCCAGGGCAAGGTGCCGCCGCCGGAGGCGCCGCTGTTTTCCGTCTTTCCCGAATATGCCGATCTGGCGCGCTCGGACGGACGCGACCGCCTGACCATCCAGCATGTCCTGACCATGACCATGGGCACGGACTGGGACGAGTCGAGCCTGCCCTATTCGGATCCGGCCAACAGCGAGATCGCCATGGATCTCGCCGCCGACCGCTATCGCTACATCCTTGAACGCCGCGTCGTCACGCCGCCCGGCGCCTATTGGACCTATTCGGGCGGCGCGACGGCGCTCATCGCCCGCATCATCGCCAAGGGAACCGGCCAGTCGGTCCATGCCTTCGCGCGCGAGCATCTGTTCGACCCGCTCGGCCTCGGCCCGACAGGCTGGGCGGCGACCGCCAGGGGCGAGCCCTTCGCCGCCTCCGGGGCGCGCATGACGCCGCGTGATCTCGCGCTGATCGGCACGATGATGCTGGCCGGCGGCAAGGCCGGCGGGCGGCAGGTCGTCCCGGCCGAGTGGATCGCCCGGCTGACCACGCCGGTCGTCAGCGCCGACGAATTGCGCCGCTACGGCTATCAATGGTGGATCATCGACATTGCCTTCGGCGCGCCGAAGGGCTGGGCGCCGGGCCGGCTCGAACGCATGTGGTCGGCCATGGGCGAGGGTGGCCAGCGGCTGTTCATCATTCCCGCGCTGGATCTCGTCATCGCCATCACCGCCGGCAACTACCTGCAGTCGGACCAGTGGAAGCCGCCGACCTACATCCTGCGCGAGGTGGTGCTGGCGAGCGTCGTCTGA
- the rssA_2 gene encoding NTE family protein RssA — MDDQGSLSGRRTAGFPAAPFALVLGGGGAKGLAHILVIEALDEMGIRPEVVAGSSIGAIIGACYCAGMTGREIRAYGLDMLQVRPDVLRRLMSARVGRFADLIRSGLTNPVLIDPELFLRVFLPPAVPVLLEDLAIPLTVVATDYHARVDIGYADGPLIPAVAGSMAIPGAFRPVVHEGRVLVDGGILNPVPVDRVSADIVLAVDVLDGSSHCGVIDDTVPGPLDALFGAVVLMMQALSGAKLATHRPTIHLRPPVEQFRVLDFLKAADILAACEPIKDEVKRRLTLALGSSPAELVNDAIADP, encoded by the coding sequence GTGGATGACCAGGGTTCCCTTTCCGGCCGCAGGACGGCGGGGTTTCCGGCCGCCCCTTTCGCCCTGGTGCTGGGCGGTGGCGGCGCCAAGGGGCTTGCGCATATCCTCGTCATCGAGGCGCTGGACGAAATGGGCATCCGCCCCGAAGTCGTCGCCGGCAGCTCGATCGGCGCGATCATCGGCGCCTGCTATTGCGCCGGCATGACCGGGCGCGAGATCCGCGCCTATGGCCTCGACATGCTGCAGGTGCGGCCGGACGTGCTGCGCCGGCTGATGTCGGCGCGCGTCGGGCGCTTCGCCGACCTCATCCGCTCCGGCCTGACCAACCCGGTCCTGATCGACCCGGAGCTGTTCCTCCGGGTGTTCCTGCCGCCGGCCGTGCCGGTCCTGCTCGAAGATCTCGCCATTCCGCTGACCGTGGTCGCGACCGACTATCATGCCCGCGTCGACATCGGCTATGCCGACGGACCGCTGATCCCGGCGGTAGCGGGCTCCATGGCCATCCCCGGCGCGTTCAGGCCGGTCGTCCACGAGGGGCGCGTGCTGGTCGACGGCGGCATCCTCAATCCCGTGCCGGTCGACCGTGTCAGCGCCGACATCGTCCTGGCGGTGGATGTCCTCGACGGCTCGTCCCATTGCGGCGTCATCGACGACACCGTGCCCGGGCCGCTGGACGCCCTGTTCGGCGCGGTCGTGCTGATGATGCAGGCGCTGAGCGGCGCCAAGCTCGCCACGCATCGGCCAACCATCCATCTGAGACCCCCGGTGGAGCAGTTCCGTGTCCTCGATTTCCTGAAGGCCGCGGACATCCTGGCCGCCTGCGAGCCGATCAAGGACGAGGTGAAGCGGCGGCTGACCCTGGCGCTCGGGTCGAGCCCGGCCGAGCTCGTGAACGATGCGATCGCCGATCCGTGA